In Populus nigra chromosome 10, ddPopNigr1.1, whole genome shotgun sequence, the following proteins share a genomic window:
- the LOC133705316 gene encoding LOW QUALITY PROTEIN: probable leucine-rich repeat receptor-like protein kinase IMK3 (The sequence of the model RefSeq protein was modified relative to this genomic sequence to represent the inferred CDS: inserted 1 base in 1 codon): MTDSEYADIMDTRENLQYIELFHGEEKNVKRCKLNLVERLEGELGILMGQWFFTADDLLRAVVEIMGKSTYGTVYKTTLKDGNQVAVKRLREKISKGQKEFENEVDVLARGPDTPIDWQTRMQRAQGMTRGLFYLHDNENIIHGNLVSSNVLVDEHKNAKIADYGLSRLMTAAANTNVIATAEALGYQAPELSKLKIAKTQKQMCTALECTLELTGKSPGKPMNGVDLPQRIASIVKEEWTNEVFDLELMKDASIIGDKLLTTLKLALHCGDRSPSTGPEVQQVXQQLEEIRPETALSPGPSRDDGAGVPSTNGEGTPEMGLLIWWPESLGNRVDCYNSFILES, translated from the exons ATGACTGACTCTGAATATGCAGACATAATGGATACTAGAGAGAACCTCCAATACATTGAGCTGTTTCACGGGGaggaaaaaaatgtaaaaag GTGTAAGTTGAATCTGGTGGAGAGGCTGGAGGGGGAACTAGGCATTTTGATGGGCCAGTGGTTTTTTACAGCTGATGATCTTTTGCGTGCAGTTGTAGAAATTATGGGAAAGAGCACTTATGGGACTGTCTATAAGACCACATTAAAGGATGGGAATCAAGTTGCAGTGAAAAGATTAAGAGAAAAGATCTCAAAGGGCCAGAAAGAATTCGAAAACGAGGTTGATGTGCTCG ctaGAGGACCTGATACGCCAATTGATTGGCAAACAAGAATGCAAAGAGCACAGGGCATGACGCGCGGCCTGTTCTACCTGCACGACAATGAGAATATCATACATGGAAACCTTGTATCAAGCAATGTCCTCGTTGATGAgcacaaaaatgcaaaaattgcAGATTATGGACTATCCCGGCTAATGACAGCTGCTGCCAACACTAATGTAATTGCAACTGCAGAAGCATTAGGATATCAAGCACCAGAGCTTTCAAAGCTTAAGAtagcaaaaacacaaaaacagatGTGTACAGCCTTGGAGTGTACTTTGGAACTTACCGGGAAGTCTCCTGGTAAGCCAATGAATGGTGTGGATTTGCCTCAACGGATTGCCTCTATTGTCAAAGAAGAGTGGACTAATGAAGTTTTTGACTTGGAATTGATGAAAGATGCCTCAATAATCGGTGATAAGTTGCTTACCACATTGAAATTGGCTTTGCATTGTGGTGATCGCTCACCTTCAACAGGACCAGAAGTTCAACAAG CTCAGCAATTGGAAGAGATTAGACCAGAGACAGCTTTAAGTCCCGGACCTTCCAGAGATGATGGTGCAGGGGTTCCTTCAACAAATGGGGAAGGGACTCCAGAAATGGGGTTACTTATTTGGTGGCCAGAGAGTTTAGGAAATAGAGTAGACTGCTACAATTCTTTCATTCTCGAGTCTTAG